In one window of Maribacter sp. BPC-D8 DNA:
- the yaaA gene encoding peroxide stress protein YaaA yields the protein MKIVISPAKSLNYESELPMAKFTSPEFIEDAEKLNKILKKKKPAALSELMSISDNLAQLNWRRNQDFTTPFTPENSRPAIYAFSGDVYTGLDAYTLSEEKMDKLQESLRILSGQYGMLKPLDLMQPYRLEMGTSLKVGRNKNLYEYWGTRLTDHLNDEMTEGELLVNLASNEYYSALQPKHIKAEIITPIFKDWKNDKLKIISFFAKKARGAMVRYILDSDAKTLTDIKGFNLDDYEFSQEHTLKENQPVFIR from the coding sequence ATGAAAATTGTTATTTCTCCGGCTAAGTCATTGAATTACGAGAGTGAACTTCCGATGGCTAAATTTACTTCCCCAGAATTTATAGAAGATGCTGAAAAGCTTAATAAAATTCTGAAGAAAAAGAAGCCGGCAGCACTTTCAGAATTGATGTCTATTTCAGACAATTTAGCACAGTTGAACTGGCGGCGTAATCAAGATTTTACGACACCGTTTACACCAGAGAATTCTAGACCTGCAATTTATGCCTTTAGTGGTGATGTTTATACAGGCTTAGATGCTTATACCTTATCTGAAGAAAAAATGGATAAGCTACAGGAAAGCCTTAGAATTTTATCGGGACAATATGGTATGCTAAAACCTTTAGATCTTATGCAACCTTATCGCTTAGAAATGGGGACTTCATTAAAAGTAGGCAGAAATAAAAATCTATATGAATATTGGGGCACTAGGCTTACCGATCATTTAAATGATGAAATGACCGAAGGAGAGTTGCTTGTTAATTTGGCGAGTAACGAATATTACAGTGCGCTACAACCAAAGCATATTAAAGCAGAAATTATCACTCCGATTTTTAAAGATTGGAAAAATGATAAATTGAAAATTATTAGCTTCTTTGCAAAGAAAGCCAGAGGTGCTATGGTGAGGTATATTTTAGACTCGGACGCAAAAACCCTTACAGATATAAAAGGTTTTAATCTAGACGATTATGAATTTAGTCAAGAGCATACCTTAAAAGAAAATCAACCAGTCTTTATTAGATAA
- a CDS encoding 30S ribosomal protein THX — MGKGDKKSKKGKISNNSYGARRPRKIKKRPTIEEKIKINKKK, encoded by the coding sequence ATGGGAAAAGGAGATAAAAAATCGAAAAAAGGAAAAATATCTAATAATTCTTACGGCGCAAGACGACCACGTAAAATTAAAAAGAGACCTACTATTGAAGAAAAAATAAAGATTAATAAAAAGAAATAA
- a CDS encoding uracil-DNA glycosylase family protein, protein MQYVFKHTHPYEPFIDHITEKLIVGTLPPPRFTTGELKKGDVDFCYGSRDGQLWPILNEIFDLSLVFETTAKAIKQRKAFLIGRKIGVCDIVASAERTKIDASDVGMQNIELRDVLSYLEKYTKVHTLLFTGGNSKNGPEYFFRKHLKEYSVSLVRISDEVPRIHQFTHPITKTIIKTVSLIAPSGAANRAVGSLESYKRMKKENPSFNTLDYRGLQYKDYF, encoded by the coding sequence ATGCAATACGTATTTAAGCATACGCATCCTTACGAACCATTTATTGACCATATTACCGAAAAATTAATTGTTGGTACATTACCACCGCCACGTTTTACAACAGGGGAGTTGAAGAAAGGTGATGTTGATTTTTGTTATGGTAGTAGAGACGGACAATTATGGCCTATTCTAAATGAAATATTCGATTTAAGCTTAGTGTTTGAAACCACTGCTAAAGCAATAAAACAACGAAAAGCATTTTTGATAGGTAGAAAGATCGGAGTATGTGATATAGTAGCTTCCGCAGAACGTACGAAAATAGATGCCTCAGATGTTGGTATGCAAAATATTGAATTAAGAGATGTATTGAGTTATTTAGAAAAGTATACCAAAGTACATACGCTTTTATTTACAGGGGGAAATAGCAAAAATGGTCCGGAATATTTTTTTAGAAAGCATTTAAAAGAGTACTCGGTGTCATTAGTAAGAATTTCTGATGAGGTGCCTAGAATTCATCAATTTACACATCCTATTACAAAAACAATAATTAAAACAGTTTCTTTAATTGCTCCTTCAGGTGCTGCAAATAGGGCGGTTGGTAGTCTTGAAAGTTATAAGAGAATGAAGAAAGAAAATCCTTCGTTTAATACGTTAGATTATAGAGGGCTGCAGTATAAAGATTATTTCTGA
- a CDS encoding phosphoenolpyruvate carboxylase, giving the protein MQQQERLAEFKKSVQNKFNVYNSLFLNLPYKNIENVGMLIPLLLNQSEKGLSEGLNPKEILENFFENFVEIKSEKEQIDFMFRIIQYVERQVVLYDSVEDAAFPKLQKHSSSLSLKDYFQLVEKNNSWDTIWDKLSNFSARIVLTAHPTQFYTPAVLDIITNLRTLILEDKIDEIDVGLQQLGLTSLINAKKPTPLDEAKNIIYTLRHVYYDAIGEMYAYIKGSVGSKAFENHDIVKLGFWPGGDRDGNPFVTADITRDVMNELRLTLMKCYYNDLKGLVHKLTFKDVQEPLQKLRSNLYTAMFDSSKDIGYEDLIIPLEEIRLILIEKYQSLYLKDLELLIDKVKIFKVHFATIDIRQDHSMHTKVMVEVLKKNGLIKEDLSELSEEKLIDILLHENLNLVADDYEDDIVKDTVKNILQLQTIQDKNGEEGCNRYIISNSEDVFSILFVYALFRWCGWAGKDITFDIVPLFETMNGMDNAQATMQFLFNLPEYKAHVKNRNDKQTIMLGFSDGTKDGGYLKANWSILKTKEELSEVCDEHGIAAIFFDGRGGPPARGGGKTHRFYAAQTNKVANNEIQLTIQGQTITSTYGTKEQFIYNSEQLLTAGLSNTILEKEIVISDSDRELIEELSEMSFKKYDDLKHHDKFMSYLENMSTLKYYTKANIGSRPGKRGNKAKLELSDLRAISFVGSWSQLKQNVPGYYGIGTALKNLEDSGRFAEAQKLYNEVPFFQALMMNSMMSLSKCYFELTSYMKENEEYGAFWEILLAEYQLSKAMLLKLSGMEILMQKEAISRESIKIRENIVLPLLVIQQYALQRIGEGTEYKELYEKIVTRSLYGNINASRNSA; this is encoded by the coding sequence ATGCAACAACAAGAAAGGTTGGCAGAGTTTAAGAAATCTGTCCAAAATAAATTTAATGTCTATAACAGTCTTTTTTTAAACCTACCCTATAAGAATATTGAGAATGTGGGTATGTTGATTCCGTTATTGCTGAATCAATCTGAAAAGGGGTTGAGCGAAGGTCTTAATCCGAAAGAGATTCTAGAAAACTTTTTTGAGAACTTTGTAGAAATAAAATCAGAAAAAGAACAGATAGATTTTATGTTCCGTATTATTCAATACGTAGAACGCCAAGTTGTGCTTTATGATAGTGTAGAAGATGCTGCATTCCCGAAATTGCAAAAACATTCTAGTTCTTTGTCATTGAAAGATTATTTTCAGTTGGTTGAGAAAAATAATTCATGGGATACTATTTGGGATAAACTGAGTAATTTCAGTGCTAGAATAGTACTAACAGCACACCCAACACAGTTCTACACACCTGCGGTTTTAGATATCATTACCAACCTTAGAACATTAATTTTAGAAGATAAAATAGATGAAATCGATGTTGGATTGCAGCAATTAGGACTCACATCTTTAATAAACGCTAAGAAGCCTACACCTTTAGATGAAGCTAAAAACATTATTTATACATTAAGACATGTTTATTATGATGCTATTGGTGAAATGTATGCTTATATAAAAGGTAGTGTAGGATCTAAAGCATTTGAAAATCATGATATAGTAAAATTAGGTTTTTGGCCTGGTGGTGACCGTGATGGTAATCCTTTCGTAACTGCAGATATTACTAGAGATGTAATGAACGAACTTCGTTTAACTTTAATGAAGTGTTATTACAACGATTTAAAAGGGCTGGTTCATAAGCTTACCTTTAAAGATGTACAAGAGCCATTACAAAAGCTAAGGTCTAATCTTTATACCGCTATGTTCGATAGTTCTAAAGATATTGGTTATGAAGATTTAATTATACCCTTAGAAGAAATCAGATTAATACTTATAGAAAAATATCAAAGCCTTTATTTAAAAGATTTAGAGCTGTTAATTGATAAGGTGAAAATCTTTAAAGTCCACTTTGCCACAATCGATATTCGTCAAGACCATAGTATGCATACTAAGGTGATGGTTGAGGTCTTGAAAAAGAACGGATTGATCAAAGAAGACCTAAGTGAATTATCTGAAGAAAAATTGATTGATATTCTTTTACATGAGAATTTGAATTTGGTAGCAGATGATTATGAAGATGATATTGTAAAAGATACTGTTAAGAACATTCTTCAACTACAGACCATACAAGATAAGAATGGCGAAGAAGGTTGTAATAGATACATTATTAGTAATTCTGAAGATGTATTCTCTATCCTTTTCGTTTATGCACTGTTCAGATGGTGTGGTTGGGCAGGTAAGGATATTACTTTCGATATCGTACCCTTATTTGAAACCATGAACGGTATGGACAATGCGCAGGCTACCATGCAGTTTTTATTCAATTTACCAGAATATAAAGCTCACGTTAAAAATAGAAATGATAAGCAGACTATAATGCTTGGTTTTTCTGATGGTACAAAAGATGGCGGTTACTTAAAAGCGAACTGGTCTATTTTGAAAACAAAAGAAGAACTTTCAGAAGTTTGCGATGAACATGGTATCGCAGCTATATTCTTTGACGGTAGAGGTGGACCACCAGCAAGAGGTGGTGGTAAAACACATCGTTTTTATGCAGCACAGACAAATAAAGTTGCGAATAACGAAATTCAACTTACCATTCAGGGGCAGACTATTACTAGTACTTACGGTACAAAAGAACAGTTCATTTATAACAGTGAGCAGTTATTGACAGCAGGTTTGTCAAATACAATACTTGAAAAGGAAATTGTTATATCAGATTCAGATAGAGAACTGATAGAAGAATTATCTGAAATGAGTTTTAAAAAGTACGACGATTTAAAGCATCATGATAAGTTTATGTCATATTTAGAAAATATGAGTACGCTTAAGTATTATACAAAAGCTAATATTGGTAGTAGACCAGGTAAAAGAGGTAATAAAGCTAAGTTAGAACTGTCAGATTTACGCGCCATTTCTTTTGTAGGATCATGGAGTCAATTAAAGCAAAACGTACCAGGGTATTATGGTATTGGTACAGCGTTAAAAAACTTAGAAGACAGCGGAAGATTTGCTGAAGCACAGAAGCTTTACAATGAAGTGCCATTTTTTCAAGCTTTAATGATGAATAGTATGATGAGTCTTTCTAAATGTTATTTTGAATTGACCAGTTATATGAAAGAGAATGAAGAGTACGGGGCATTCTGGGAGATTTTATTGGCAGAATACCAGCTTTCTAAAGCAATGTTGTTGAAATTATCAGGAATGGAAATTTTAATGCAAAAAGAAGCAATTTCTAGAGAGTCTATTAAGATTAGAGAGAATATTGTTTTACCGTTATTGGTTATACAGCAATATGCCCTTCAAAGAATAGGAGAGGGTACGGAGTATAAAGAGTTATATGAGAAAATTGTAACTCGTTCTCTTTATGGTAATATTAATGCAAGTAGAAACTCGGCATAA
- a CDS encoding RluA family pseudouridine synthase has protein sequence MEENIEQPENEDGELFEHHRVVASKGQEPLRVDKFLMNFIENATRNKIQQSAKGGHVWVNDEIVKSNYKVKAGDEVKVLFEHPPHEFLLVPEDIPLDIVYEDDVLMVVNKPAGMVVHPGHGNYSGTLINALIFHTDNLPANSNERPGLVHRIDKDTSGLLVVAKTEAAMTHLAKQFFDKTSEREYVALVWGNVEEDEGTVVGHVGRNPKNRLQMHVFPEGEEGKAAVTHFKVLERLGYVTLVSCKLETGRTHQIRVHMKYIGHTLFNDERYGGEKILKGTTFTKYKQFVDNTFKLLPRQALHAKTLGFVHPVTGEHMRFDSEVPEDMTSAIEKWRGYTKNSTE, from the coding sequence ATGGAGGAGAATATTGAGCAGCCAGAGAATGAAGATGGAGAGCTTTTTGAGCACCATAGGGTAGTAGCGTCTAAAGGGCAAGAGCCATTACGCGTAGATAAATTTTTAATGAATTTCATTGAAAATGCTACAAGAAATAAAATACAACAATCTGCAAAAGGCGGTCATGTTTGGGTTAATGATGAGATTGTAAAATCGAATTATAAGGTCAAGGCAGGCGATGAGGTGAAGGTGTTATTTGAACATCCGCCACATGAGTTTTTGTTGGTGCCAGAAGATATTCCATTAGATATTGTCTATGAAGATGATGTATTAATGGTTGTCAATAAACCTGCAGGTATGGTGGTACACCCAGGTCATGGTAATTATTCGGGTACGTTGATAAATGCCTTAATTTTTCATACCGATAATTTACCGGCAAATAGTAATGAGAGACCAGGTTTGGTACATCGTATAGATAAAGATACCTCTGGTTTGTTAGTAGTAGCAAAGACCGAAGCTGCAATGACCCATTTGGCAAAACAATTTTTTGATAAAACTTCTGAGCGAGAGTATGTAGCTTTAGTTTGGGGTAATGTAGAAGAAGACGAAGGTACAGTAGTTGGTCATGTAGGTAGAAACCCTAAAAACCGTCTACAGATGCACGTTTTTCCTGAAGGGGAAGAAGGTAAAGCAGCCGTTACTCACTTTAAGGTATTAGAAAGATTAGGCTATGTTACACTTGTGTCATGTAAATTAGAGACCGGTAGAACACATCAAATTCGTGTGCATATGAAGTACATTGGCCACACGTTATTTAATGATGAGCGTTATGGTGGTGAGAAAATTTTAAAAGGAACAACCTTTACAAAATACAAGCAATTTGTAGACAACACTTTTAAATTATTACCTAGGCAAGCATTACATGCAAAGACATTAGGTTTTGTACACCCAGTAACCGGTGAGCATATGAGGTTCGATTCAGAAGTGCCAGAAGATATGACCAGTGCTATTGAAAAATGGCGTGGTTATACCAAAAACAGCACAGAATAA